A genome region from Dickeya chrysanthemi NCPPB 402 includes the following:
- a CDS encoding YifB family Mg chelatase-like AAA ATPase — protein sequence MTLAVTYTRATIGMQAPEVSIEVHISNGLPALTLVGLPETTVKEARDRVRSALINCGFTFPAKRITVNLAPADLPKEGGRYDLPIALAILAASEQIAGEKLAQYEFLGELGLSGSLRGVHGAIPAALEAQKVGRSLILPEDNKMEMTLVPHGDTFLANHLLQVCAFLQGEATLLRGDNIAYNAPAHTPAPDLKEIIGQEQAKRALEIAAAGGHNLLLLGPPGTGKTMLASRLSGLLPELNDDEALESAAINSLIDIQSGLSQWRKRPFRSPHHTASITALVGGGALPKPGEISLAHNGVLFLDELPEFERRVLDSLREPLESGEIVISRTRAKVCYPARFQLVAAMNPSPSGHYQGIHNRMPAQQILRYLNRLSGPFLDRFDLSIEVPLLPPGILQQQTRIGEDSATVRERVFEARKRQLDRVGRINAQMKSDDIASHCRLKSEDAAYLEEVMSKLGLSVRAWHRILKVSRTIADLGGEEQIRRAHLSEALSYRSMDRLLIQLHKSLA from the coding sequence ATGACATTGGCAGTGACCTATACGCGAGCCACTATCGGCATGCAGGCACCGGAAGTCTCGATTGAAGTGCATATCAGTAACGGCCTACCGGCACTGACGCTGGTCGGCCTACCAGAAACGACGGTTAAAGAGGCCCGAGATCGGGTACGCAGTGCATTGATCAACTGCGGTTTTACCTTTCCAGCCAAACGAATTACCGTCAATCTGGCACCGGCGGATCTACCTAAAGAGGGAGGGCGCTATGATCTTCCCATCGCGTTGGCTATTCTGGCGGCGTCAGAACAGATTGCCGGCGAAAAGCTGGCACAATATGAATTCCTCGGCGAACTCGGGCTGTCAGGTAGCCTAAGAGGCGTTCATGGCGCAATTCCAGCAGCACTGGAAGCGCAGAAAGTAGGCCGGAGCCTGATTCTTCCGGAAGACAATAAAATGGAGATGACACTGGTTCCTCATGGAGATACCTTTCTCGCTAATCATCTATTGCAAGTTTGCGCTTTTCTGCAAGGTGAAGCCACCCTACTGCGTGGCGATAACATCGCCTACAACGCGCCAGCCCACACGCCAGCACCGGATTTGAAAGAGATAATAGGGCAGGAACAAGCGAAACGTGCGTTGGAGATTGCCGCCGCAGGCGGACATAATCTGCTATTACTCGGCCCACCGGGAACCGGTAAAACCATGCTGGCCAGCCGTTTATCCGGTTTGTTGCCTGAGCTTAACGACGACGAAGCGTTGGAGAGCGCCGCCATTAATAGCCTGATTGATATTCAGTCAGGCCTTTCACAGTGGCGTAAACGGCCGTTCCGTTCCCCTCATCATACCGCCTCTATTACGGCGCTGGTCGGTGGAGGGGCGCTGCCCAAACCAGGTGAAATATCTCTGGCACATAACGGCGTATTATTTCTGGATGAACTGCCGGAATTTGAACGGCGAGTGCTGGATTCGCTGCGTGAACCACTGGAGTCCGGCGAGATAGTGATTTCCCGCACCCGTGCCAAGGTCTGTTATCCTGCGCGTTTTCAGTTAGTCGCAGCCATGAATCCCAGCCCATCAGGCCACTATCAGGGCATCCACAACCGCATGCCAGCACAACAAATCCTGCGTTATCTCAACCGGCTTTCGGGCCCATTTCTGGATCGTTTTGATTTATCTATCGAGGTGCCATTGCTGCCGCCGGGTATTCTTCAACAGCAAACACGTATCGGTGAAGATAGCGCGACCGTAAGGGAACGGGTTTTTGAGGCCAGAAAACGACAACTGGACCGCGTCGGCAGAATCAACGCACAGATGAAATCGGATGATATCGCCAGCCACTGTAGACTAAAGAGTGAAGATGCCGCCTATCTGGAAGAGGTGATGAGTAAACTGGGACTATCAGTCAGGGCCTGGCACCGCATACTAAAAGTCTCACGTACGATTGCTGATCTAGGAGGAGAAGAGCAGATACGTCGAGCTC